A genomic segment from Acyrthosiphon pisum isolate AL4f chromosome A3, pea_aphid_22Mar2018_4r6ur, whole genome shotgun sequence encodes:
- the LOC100160019 gene encoding teneurin-m isoform X5, which translates to MKSMILGYPPYGKANRAYQPYQHRGDSSDGECDEDTAEFQPNRHQHSLQHQYHRHRRPNHTYQQPGALLNTDTSGTSGNCSDATLTDSELAFTRDATLQLHDGGCLLNDSLRNPPDVPPRNPGTMSRLNGRLKGSGQGSNAGTMVHLAGDHQHPMDLDFEPSNCVIRTASGSVYIQPDMTKSVLDYKNTSSCSSPSKTDIHKSSERCSLGYGVGMPVLPVRNNLRRPTSSHHFSSASRFQFQKGFASRCSWKCTSIVLIIVCLLMAVALTYITSSNLLRLSYQGPASCSVLVDENGGNGDSLAMPKSLNHTKTSENTGSKLFPVRTAPPDGTTFAQITLGDKIDGEIPAFGYWNVQFYHSRAAYVRFNYDFPRGASIAVYGRRNALPTHTQYEILELLNGFQSRQTRSAHPIIKKEVTHYLEPGHWFVSMYNDDGDLTTLTFSASVSQDMTLSCPNGCSGKGECMVGHCQCNPGFSGDDCSDSVCPVLCSQRGEYINGECQCNPGWKGKECNLRHDECEVPDCNGHGYCTNGKCICALGFKGKFCSEVDCPNPNCSGHGVCVEGTCICKKGWKGVNCDEMDKDALQCLPDCSGHGTFDLEAQTCQCEPMWSGEDCSKELCDLDCGTHGHCVGDTCACHSGWSGQYCNLKLCDNRCNEHGQCKNGTCLCVTGWNGKHCTLEGCPNSCSGHGQCRVNSDNVWQCKCSDGWDGLDCNTQLERDCNDNIDNDKDGLMDCEDPECCLNHLCRSSQHCVSSPKPIDILLRKQPPAITASFFERTKFLIEEGSLQNYVRPDTFNESIFWSHFNTSRSAVIRGRVVTSTGMGLMGVRVSTNIAPEGFTLTREDGWFDLLVNGGGAVTLQFGRSPFKAQTQIVNVPWNEIVIIETIVMSLTEDKGIQLSGQACKAHDYDLMKPVVLASWKHGFQGSWSDKSAVLAESQVVQESFQIPGTGLNLVYHSSRSAGYLSTIQLQLTPETIPSTLKLIHLRITIEGILFEKTFEADPVIKYTYAWNRLNVYRQNVYGVTTALVKVGYEYTDCRNIVWDVQTTKLSGNDMSISEVGSWNLDIHHRYNFHEGILQKGDGSNIYLKQKPRIILTTMGDGHQRPLDCIDCDGDNGLKQRLLAPVALASAPDGSIYVGDFNLIRRIMTDGTVKTVVRLNVTRVSYRYHIAVSPLDGSLFISDPESHQILKVKNPNNFSDPDHNWEPAVGSGERCLPGDEAHCGDGALARDAKLAYPKGVAISSDNILYFADGTNIRMVDKDGLVSTLIGNHMHKSHWKPIPCEGTLNTGEVHLRWPTDLSINPLDNTLHIIDDHMVLKLTTDNRLKVIAGRPMHCPPVGRTGLNTDQELAIQTALVMPQSIAFAPNGNMYVAESDSQRTNRIRVISTEGKISRFAGTESKCNCLDRGCDCYEEDHYLAATAKFNTISSISVSPDGVVHVADQANYRIRSIMSRSPEATATREYEVYSPTTQELYVFNRFGQHITTRNILTGETSYQFTYNQFTSSGKLSSVTDAAGNKVFLLRDHAQQVNSIENTKGQKCRLRMSRMKLLTEVNTPDNYNITFDYYGPSGLLRSKLDSAGRGYVYTYDDFGRLIGAVTPTGKLIRLAFDLSVKGATVMVYNDDSQPITMLIKGTSVETKLGGSEEHTSITSEGDIVSETSWGNRVTIESVPYAVLMEANSVLVESYPVPGKLKTEIGSELANRFEWRYYLRGQSGGKLKPGEAKSVAQVGKKLRINGENIVSLEFDRDSGTVAAFIDEHIELINITYDIAGRPFRWGPRNKIYSEVELTYDRFSRLSVWRWGDLKEMYGYDRAGRLAEIRYADGKSTLYVFKDMFSSLPLKVTTPRGSDYLLQYDESGALQSLTTPRGHIHAFSIQTSLGFYKYQYHSPVSPHPYELRYDDNTNILAKIYPHQSGRVSYLYDQHGNIEIILAGLLSIHYTYQVNTNLVKNINVVEPGFELKHEIRYHLGMIKDERYLFSAKCGLHNTHLKYQTDGNARVTSIDVTIGNKELSQLKLKYNQNIGTLESISDLRIYKNTFNKTVIHDTAKQFFSISEYDNHGRLKSIMTNIKSMDVYRMELEYDVRNRISSQKITLGRTKIQNTMTYSADGHLFEVAGSSDWKYIYDENGNIIGVMDYGQKLTLGYDVGDRVVQVADVQLYSYDTRGFVSKRGETHLNYNDMGLLSDATESDRFSVSYYYDHKNRLLGIRNAGENVTQFLYTDPQRPNLVMAIHYPSTGRTFHYLYDDRNTLIAIDSPEQRFFVATDQNGSPLAVFDVSGNIIKEITRTPFGGLRKDSHPDLYIPIDFHGGILDPHTRLIYLDKKWYDPSVGQWITPDWERLSSRLSYPTDIFIYRFQNNDPISSSSAQNINYMTDLNSWLKLYGYDIGNMIGSSYTRTQLHQPSAKVSSPQLTPQFNVVSGLQCIVEKEMALFGEFGFIPEPLLKMETQTRNLLPRVAFQRSIFGEGVLVSRSNEGLALISVVDGDNSVVQDVVMSVFNGSYFLDLHFEQHDKDLFYFVKDNALKQNDDMEELKRLGGMFNVTTHETADGKELRLLSAEALISIRYGTDPQQERHRLLKHAHKRAVERAWESERSLVAAGSRGARAEWNAEEREELVNRGRVDGYEGVAIHDVSGHRPQLADDPGNVRFQKSPNRKKRNRRTHYKKTTKDE; encoded by the exons gtTGTCTACTAAACGATTCTTTGAGAAATCCACCAGATGTGCCACCGAGAAATCCCGGCACGATGAGTAGGTTGAACGGTCGGCTGAAGGGTTCCGGACAGGGATCCAATGCCGGCACGATGGTACATCTTGCAGGAGACCATCAACACCCGATGGACTTAGACTTTGAACCATCCAATTGTGTCATAAGAACTGCTTCCGGGTCCGTTTACATACAGCCGG ACATGACGAAAAGTGTGTTGGACTACAAGAATACGTCATCATGCAGTAGTCCTTCTAAGActgatattcataaatcatcGGAAAG GTGCTCTTTAGGTTACGGTGTAGGCATGCCGGTACTACCAGTCAGGAATAACCTGAGACGACCAACGTCTTCTCATCATTTTTCATCCGCGTCCCGGTTCCAGTTCCAAAAAGGTTTCGCTTCCCGGTGTTCATGGAAGTGCACGTCAATAGTGTTAATAATTGTGTGCTTGTTGATGGCTGTTGCATTAACTTATATCACGT CATCAAACCTTTTGCGGTTATCGTACCAAGGTCCAGCATCGTGTTCGGTGCTGGTTGATGAGAATGGTGGAAACGGTGACTCACTGGCCATGCCGAAATCGCTGAACCACACGAAAACTTCGGAAAACACAG GGTCAAAGTTATTCCCAGTCAGGACGGCACCACCCGACGGTACTACTTTTGCGCAGATAACATTAGGCGATAAAATTGACGGAGAAATACCGGCATTCGGCTACTGGAATGTCCAGTTTTATCATTCACGGGCTGCCTACGTACGGTTCAACTATGACTTTCCAAGAGGCGCCAGCATTGCCGTGTACGGGCGAAGGAACGCACTACCTACGCACACCCAGTACGAGATATTGGAGCTGCTCAATGGTTTTCAATCTCGACAGACCCGGTCCGCACAC CCAATCATCAAAAAGGAAGTTACTCATTATCTGGAACCCGGTCACTGGTTTGTATCGATGTATAATGACGATGGAGATTTAACTACGTTGACGTTCTCAGCATCAGTATCGCAAGACATGACGTTGAGCTGTCCTAATGGATGTAGTGGTAAAGGGGAATGCATGGTAGGCCATTGTCAGTGCAACCCTGGATTTAGCGGAGACGACTGCAGTGACA gCGTTTGTCCAGTATTATGCAGCCAAAGAGGCGAGTACATCAATGGTGAATGCCAGTGCAACCCTGGATGGAAAGGCAAAGAGTGTAATCTGAGACACGATGAATGTGAAGTGCCCGATTGCAATGGTCATGGTTATTGCACGAATGGTAAATGTATTTGTGCACTTGGATTCAAAGGGAAATTTTGTTCGGAAg TGGACTGCCCAAATCCAAATTGTAGTGGCCACGGGGTTTGTGTTGAGGGAACTTGTATTTGCAAAAAAGGTTGGAAGGGCGTGAACTGTGATGAAATGGATAAAGACGCCCTACAATGTCTGCCCGATTGCTCGGGACACGGGACGTTCGATTTAGAAGCACAGACATGTCAATGTGAACCCATGTGGTCTGGTGAAGATTGTTCtaaag aattGTGTGACCTGGACTGTGGTACACATGGACATTGTGTAGGTGATACTTGTGCCTGTCATTCTGGTTGGTCTGGTCAGtattgcaatttaaaactaTGTGATAACCGATGCAATGAGCACGGACAATGCAAAAATGGCACTTGTTTGTGCGTCACTGGTTGGAATGGCAAACATTGTACACTCGAAGGATGTCCAAATAGTTGTTCTGGACACGGACAGTGTCGGGTAAACAGCGACAACGTGTGGCAATGTAAATGTTCTGACGGATGGGATGGTTTGGATTGTAATACTCAATTAGAACGAGACTGTAACGATAATATCGATAATGACAAAg ATGGTCTTATGGACTGCGAAGATCCGGAATGTTGTTTAAACCATTTGTGCCGCAGTAGTCAGCACTGCGTGTCATCGCCAAAGCCCATTGACATACTCTTACGTAAACAACCTCCGGCAATAACTGCATCGTTTTTCGAACGAACAAAATTTTTAATCGAAGAAGGCAGTCTACAAAATTATGTTAGACCTGATACATTCAATGAAAG CATTTTCTGGAGTCACTTCAACACGAG cCGATCGGCTGTTATTCGTGGTCGAGTTGTTACGTCAACTGGAATGGGATTAATGGGTGTTCGGGTTAGCACGAACATTGCACCCGAAGGATTCACATTAACTCGTGAAGATGGTTGGTTTGATTTATTGGTAAATGGAGGAGGAGCTGTAACTTTGCAGTTTGGTAGAAGTCCGTTTAAAGCACAGACTCAAATTGTAAACGTTCCTTGGAATGAG ATCGTTATTATTGAGACAATAGTGATGTCACTGACGGAAGATAAAGGTATTCAGCTTAGCGGACAAGCTTGCAAAGCACACGATTATGACCTTATGAAACCCGTTGTATTAGCATCCTGGAAACACGGTTTTCAAGGATCTTGGTCTGATAAGAGTGCGGTTTTAGCTGAATCTCAg gTTGTACAAGAAAGCTTCCAAATTCCGGGAACAGGGTTAAACTTGGTTTATCATAGCTCCAGATCAGCTGGATATTTGTCTACAATACAATTACAACTCACACCCGAGACAATTCCATCAACTTTGAAATTGATTCACTTACGAATAACTATAGAAggaatactttttgaaaaaacattcgAGGCTGATcctgttataaaatatacgtacgCTTGGAACAGACTTAACGTTTATCGTCAAAACGTATATGGAGTCACAACAGCTTTGGTTAAGGTCGGATATGAATATACCGACTGTCGGAATATTGTTTGGGACGTTCAGACAACCAAACTGAGTGGAAATGATATGAGCATATCAGAAGTAGGATCTTGGAATCTAGATATTCATCATCGGTACAATTTTCACGAAGGCATACTGCAAAAGGGCGATGGAtcgaatatttatttgaaacaaaaGCCTAGGATTATTTTGACTACTATGGGTGATGGACATCAAAGGCCATTAGATTGTATAGACTGTGATGGCGATAATGGCTTAAAACAGAGACTTTTGGCTCCAGTCGCATTAGCTTCTGCCCCAGATGGCTCTATATATGTTGGTGATTTTAATCTGATTCGACGTATTATGACAGACGGCACAGTTAAAACCGTTGTCAGATTAAA tgttaCGAGGGTGTCATATCGGTATCATATCGCCGTTAGTCCTTTAGATGGATCATTGTTTATTTCTGATCCAGAGAGCCATCAAATTCTAAAAGTAAAGAACCCAAATAACTTTTCCGATCCAGATCATAACTGGGAACCAGCAGTTGGATCGGGCGAACGTTGTCTACCGGGAGATGAAGCGCATTGTGGAGATGGTGCATTAGCTAGAGATGCGAAATTAGCATACCCCAAAG gtgttGCTATATCTTCAgacaacattttatactttgccGATGGGACAAACATTCGGATGGTGGACAAAGATGGTTTAGTATCCACTTTGATTGGTAACCATATGCATAAATCACACTGGAAACCTATACCTTGTGAAGGGACTTTAAACACAGGCGAAGTGCATCTAAGGTGGCCAACCGATCTTAGTATCAACCCCTTGGATAATACTTTACACATTATCGACGACCACATGGTACTGAAGTTGACCACAGACAACAGGTTAAAAGTTATTGCCGGCCGTCCAATGCACTGCCCACCCGTTGGACGTACTGGTCTAAATACGGATCAGGAATTAGCTATACAAACGGCATTAGTTATGCCTCAGAGTATTGCTTTTGCACCTAATGGCAATATGTATGTCGCTGAATCGGATTCACAGAGAACAAATAGGATTAGAGTCATAA gtactGAAGGTAAGATTTCTCGTTTCGCCGGTACAGAGTCAAAATGTAATTGTTTGGACCGTGGGTGTGACTGCTATGAAGAAGACCATTATTTAGCAGCAACTgcaaagtttaatacaatttcgTCAATCTCTGTATCTCCCGATGGTGTAGTCCATGTAGCAGATCAAGCCAATTACAG aatAAGATCTATTATGTCGAGGTCCCCAGAAGCGACAGCTACACGCGAATACGAAGTTTACTCACCAACCACTCAAGAACTTTATGTTTTCAACCGTTTTGGTCAACATATCACAACTCGTAATATTCTTACTGGAGAGACTAGCTATCAATTCACTTATAATCAATTCACCAGTAGTGGAAAACTAAGTTCTGTTACTGATGCAGCTGGCAATAAAGTGTTCTTATTAAGAGATCATGCACAGCAAGTCAATTCAATCGAAAATACTAAAGGCCAAAAATGTAGACTACGCATGTCTCGTATGAAACTATTAACGGAGGTTAACACTcccgataattataatataacttttgatTATTACGGACCGTCTGGTTTATTACGATCAAAGTTAGATTCAGCTGGTAGGGGTTATGTGTACACATATGATGATTTTGGACGATTAATTGGTGCTGTTACGCCTACTGGAAAACTCATTAGATTGGCATTTGACTTGAGCGTAAAAGGAGCAACTGTAATGGTATACAACGATGATAGTCAACCAATAACAATGTTGATTAAGGGAACGTCTGTAGAAACCAAATTag gtGGTTCAGAGGAACATACATCAATAACTAGTGAAGGTGATATTGTATCGGAGACGTCTTGGGGAAATCGAGTGACAATAGAGTCAGTTCCTTATGCTGTACTGATGGAAGCAAACTCAGTATTAGTTGAGAGTTACCCTGTGCcaggaaaattaaaaactgaaataggATCTGAATTGGCCAATAGGTTTGAATGGAGATACTATTTAAGAGGACAATCAGGAGGCAAATTGAAACCTGGcgaag CTAAATCTGTTGCACAAGTGGGTAAAAAATTACGAATCAACGGTGAAAATATCGTATCTCTTGAGTTTGACCGAGATAGTGGTACCGTGGCAGCATTTATTGACGAACACAttgaactaataaatataacctaCGATATCGCTGGAAGACCGTTTAGATGGGGACCTAG gaacaaaatatattcagaagTGGAGTTGACATATGATCGTTTTAGTAGACTTAGTGTATGGCGTTGGGGCGACCTCAAAGAAATGTATGGTTATGATAGAGCCGGTCGATTAGCTGAAATTCGTTATGCGGATGGCAAATCTACGCTTTACGTTTTCAAAGATATGTTTAGTAGTTTG CCGTTGAAAGTGACTACCCCTAGAGGAAGtgattacctattacaatatgACGAATCTGGTGCTCTTCAGTCACTAACAACTCCTAGAGGACACATACACGCATTTTCAATACAAACTTCATTAGGTTTCTATAAGTACCAATACCATTCGCCAGTAAGCCCACACCCATATGAATTAAGATACGATGACAACACGAATATTTTGGCGAAAATTTATCCACATCAATCCGGCCGTGTATCTTACTTATACGACCAACATGGaaacattgaaataatattagctG gacTCTTATCCATACACTATACCTACCAAGTCAATacaaatttggtaaaaaatataaatgtagttGAACCTGGTTTTGAGTTAAAACATGAAATTCGTTATCATCTTGGTATGATCAAGGATGAACGTTATTTGTTTAGTGCAAAATGTGGATTACATAATACACATTTGAA ataccaAACAGATGGAAATGCACGCGTAACTTCTATTGATGTCACCATCGGTAACAAAGAACTTTCCcagttaaaactaaaatataatcaaaatattgggACACTAGAAAGCATAAGTGACTTGagaatttacaaaaatacatttaataaaactgtCATACATGATACCGCCAAACAATTCTTCTCTATATCTGAATATGACAATCATGGTCGTTTGAAGTCGATAATGACCAACATTAAGTCTATGGATGTGTATAG aATGGAATTAGAATATGACGTTAGAAATAGAATTTCGTCTCAAAAGATTACTTTGGGCAgaacaaaaatccaaaatactATGACTTACAGCGCTGATGGTCATTTGTTTGAAGTGGCTGGTAGTAGTGACTGGAAGTATATCTACGATGAAAATGGCAACATTATTGGTGTCATGGACTACGGTCAAAAATTGACTTTGGGTTATGATGTCGGTGATAGGGTGGTTCAG GTAGCTGACGTTCAACTGTATAGTTATGATACTCGTGGGTTTGTATCCAAACGAGGAGAAACTCACTTAAACTATAATGACATGGGATTACTCAGCGATGCTACTGAAAGTGACCGTTTTAGTGTTTCTTATTACTACGATCACAAAAATCGGTTATTAGGTATAAGGAACGCTGGCGAAAACGTAACTCAGTTCCTTTATACCGACCCTCAACGGCCTAATTTAGTAATGGCTATACACTACCCAAGTACAGGAAGAACTTTCCATTACTTGTATGACGATCGTAATACTTTGATTGCAATTGATTCACCTGAACAAag ATTCTTTGTTGCAACCGATCAAAACGGCTCTCCTTTGGCTGTTTTCGATGTTTCTGGAAACATAATTAAAGAGATCACAAGAACGCCATTTGGTGGGCTCAGAAAAGATAGCCATCCGGACTTATACATTCCAATTGACTTCCATGGTGGAATTTTGGACCCGCATACTAGGCTGATTTATCTCGATAAGAAGTGGTACGACCCTTCTGTTGGTCAATGGATCACACCTGACTGGGAACGATTATCGTCAAGACTTAGCTATCCCACAGACATCTTTATCTATAGATTCCAAAATAATGATCCTATCAGTTCAAGTAGTGCGCAAAATATTAACTACATGACAG ACTTGAACAGTTGGTTGAAACTTTATGGTTATGATATTGGAAACATGATCGGATCATCTTACACCAGAACTCAACTGCATCAACCAAGTGCAAAGGTGTCTTCTCCACAACTTACTCCTCAATTTAATGTCGTATCTGGACTTCAGTGCATTGTAGAAaag GAAATGGCACTGTTTGGCGAATTTGGATTCATTCCTGAGCCACTGTTGAAGATGGAAACCCAGACGAGAAACCTGTTGCCCAGAGTGGCATTCCAGAGATCCATATTTGGCGAGGGCGTGTTGGTATCTCGTAGTAACGAAGGTCTAGCGTTGATATCTGTAGTGGACGGTGACAACAGCGTCGTACAAGATGTCGTCATGTCTGTATTCAACGGGTCGTATTTCTTGGACTTACATTTCGAACAACACGACAAGGACCTTTTCTATTTCGTCAAG GACAACGCGTTGAAGCAGAACGATGACATGGAAGAGCTGAAACGGCTGGGTGGCATGTTCAATGTGACCACACACGAGACAGCAGATGGTAAGGAGCTGAGACTTTTGAGCGCTGAGGCGCTGATATCGATTCGGTACGGTACAGACCCGCAACAAGAGCGCCACCGGTTGCTCAAGCATGCGCATAAACGAGCGGTGGAGCGGGCATGGGAATCAGAGCGTTCGCTGGTGGCAGCCGGGTCAAGGGGTGCCAGGGCCGAGTGGAATGCCGAAGAGCGGGAGGAGCTGGTAAACCGTGGCCGGGTGGACGGTTACGAGGGAGTTGCCATACATGACGTCAGTGGCCACCGGCCGCAGCTAGCCGATGACCCAGGAAACGTTAGGTTCCAGAAGTCACCAAACAGGAAGAAGCGAAACAGACGAACGCATTACAAAAAGACCACCAAGGACGAATGA